A single Tachypleus tridentatus isolate NWPU-2018 chromosome 9, ASM421037v1, whole genome shotgun sequence DNA region contains:
- the LOC143226632 gene encoding uncharacterized protein LOC143226632 isoform X5: protein MSDLSAVSTPGFSEWDEFTKSLQSHSVEEVLGIESHGDTQGLYSTGEEKSPTVGVKVEDTMLNFIYSDKICGLEPEEGFWISVVLQRVNHLMVTLKKGNQNQLCKNRRICRHFFAIIQKYL, encoded by the exons atgagtGATTTATCGGCTGTAAGT ACTCCAGGTTTTTCTGAGTGGGATGAATTTACGAAAAGTCTCCAGTCCCATAGTGTAGAAGAAGTACTAGGCATTGAAAGTCATGGCGATACTCAaggtttgt ATAGTACAGGTGAAGAAAAGAGCCCTACAGTTGGTGTCAAGGTGGAAGATACAATGCTTAACTTCATCTACAGTGATAAAATATGTGGATTAGAACCAGAAGAAG GTTTTTGGATCTCAGTTGTCCTACAGAGAGTGAACCATCTGATGGTAACACTGAAGAAAGGAAACCAGAACCAACTGTGTAAAAATAGGAGAATATGTAGACATTTTTTTgcaataattcaaaaatatttgtga
- the LOC143226632 gene encoding uncharacterized protein LOC143226632 isoform X6, translating to MSDLSAVSTPGFSEWDEFTKSLQSHSVEEVLGIESHGDTQDSTGEEKSPTVGVKVEDTMLNFIYSDKICGLEPEEGFWISVVLQRVNHLMVTLKKGNQNQLCKNRRICRHFFAIIQKYL from the exons atgagtGATTTATCGGCTGTAAGT ACTCCAGGTTTTTCTGAGTGGGATGAATTTACGAAAAGTCTCCAGTCCCATAGTGTAGAAGAAGTACTAGGCATTGAAAGTCATGGCGATACTCAag ATAGTACAGGTGAAGAAAAGAGCCCTACAGTTGGTGTCAAGGTGGAAGATACAATGCTTAACTTCATCTACAGTGATAAAATATGTGGATTAGAACCAGAAGAAG GTTTTTGGATCTCAGTTGTCCTACAGAGAGTGAACCATCTGATGGTAACACTGAAGAAAGGAAACCAGAACCAACTGTGTAAAAATAGGAGAATATGTAGACATTTTTTTgcaataattcaaaaatatttgtga
- the LOC143226632 gene encoding uncharacterized protein LOC143226632 isoform X1, producing MSDLSAVSTPGFSEWDEFTKSLQSHSVEEVLGIESHGDTQGLYSTGEEKSPTVGVKVEDTMLNFIYSDKICGLEPEEGTSLFSTKPMVAWPVVPLEDILQPMFLDLSCPTESEPSDGNTEERKPEPTV from the exons atgagtGATTTATCGGCTGTAAGT ACTCCAGGTTTTTCTGAGTGGGATGAATTTACGAAAAGTCTCCAGTCCCATAGTGTAGAAGAAGTACTAGGCATTGAAAGTCATGGCGATACTCAaggtttgt ATAGTACAGGTGAAGAAAAGAGCCCTACAGTTGGTGTCAAGGTGGAAGATACAATGCTTAACTTCATCTACAGTGATAAAATATGTGGATTAGAACCAGAAGAAGGTACTTCACTGTTCTCAACCAAACCCATGGTAGCATGGCCTGTTGTCCCATTAGAAGACATACTACAACCAAT GTTTTTGGATCTCAGTTGTCCTACAGAGAGTGAACCATCTGATGGTAACACTGAAGAAAGGAAACCAGAACCAACTGTGTAA
- the LOC143226632 gene encoding uncharacterized protein LOC143226632 isoform X2: MSDLSATPGFSEWDEFTKSLQSHSVEEVLGIESHGDTQGLYSTGEEKSPTVGVKVEDTMLNFIYSDKICGLEPEEGTSLFSTKPMVAWPVVPLEDILQPMFLDLSCPTESEPSDGNTEERKPEPTV, translated from the exons atgagtGATTTATCGGCT ACTCCAGGTTTTTCTGAGTGGGATGAATTTACGAAAAGTCTCCAGTCCCATAGTGTAGAAGAAGTACTAGGCATTGAAAGTCATGGCGATACTCAaggtttgt ATAGTACAGGTGAAGAAAAGAGCCCTACAGTTGGTGTCAAGGTGGAAGATACAATGCTTAACTTCATCTACAGTGATAAAATATGTGGATTAGAACCAGAAGAAGGTACTTCACTGTTCTCAACCAAACCCATGGTAGCATGGCCTGTTGTCCCATTAGAAGACATACTACAACCAAT GTTTTTGGATCTCAGTTGTCCTACAGAGAGTGAACCATCTGATGGTAACACTGAAGAAAGGAAACCAGAACCAACTGTGTAA
- the LOC143226632 gene encoding uncharacterized protein LOC143226632 isoform X3, whose translation MSDLSAVSTPGFSEWDEFTKSLQSHSVEEVLGIESHGDTQDSTGEEKSPTVGVKVEDTMLNFIYSDKICGLEPEEGTSLFSTKPMVAWPVVPLEDILQPMFLDLSCPTESEPSDGNTEERKPEPTV comes from the exons atgagtGATTTATCGGCTGTAAGT ACTCCAGGTTTTTCTGAGTGGGATGAATTTACGAAAAGTCTCCAGTCCCATAGTGTAGAAGAAGTACTAGGCATTGAAAGTCATGGCGATACTCAag ATAGTACAGGTGAAGAAAAGAGCCCTACAGTTGGTGTCAAGGTGGAAGATACAATGCTTAACTTCATCTACAGTGATAAAATATGTGGATTAGAACCAGAAGAAGGTACTTCACTGTTCTCAACCAAACCCATGGTAGCATGGCCTGTTGTCCCATTAGAAGACATACTACAACCAAT GTTTTTGGATCTCAGTTGTCCTACAGAGAGTGAACCATCTGATGGTAACACTGAAGAAAGGAAACCAGAACCAACTGTGTAA
- the LOC143226632 gene encoding uncharacterized protein LOC143226632 isoform X4 — MSDLSATPGFSEWDEFTKSLQSHSVEEVLGIESHGDTQDSTGEEKSPTVGVKVEDTMLNFIYSDKICGLEPEEGTSLFSTKPMVAWPVVPLEDILQPMFLDLSCPTESEPSDGNTEERKPEPTV, encoded by the exons atgagtGATTTATCGGCT ACTCCAGGTTTTTCTGAGTGGGATGAATTTACGAAAAGTCTCCAGTCCCATAGTGTAGAAGAAGTACTAGGCATTGAAAGTCATGGCGATACTCAag ATAGTACAGGTGAAGAAAAGAGCCCTACAGTTGGTGTCAAGGTGGAAGATACAATGCTTAACTTCATCTACAGTGATAAAATATGTGGATTAGAACCAGAAGAAGGTACTTCACTGTTCTCAACCAAACCCATGGTAGCATGGCCTGTTGTCCCATTAGAAGACATACTACAACCAAT GTTTTTGGATCTCAGTTGTCCTACAGAGAGTGAACCATCTGATGGTAACACTGAAGAAAGGAAACCAGAACCAACTGTGTAA